The window GACTCACGAGGTCTGCGTGAACTACCTTGTTAAGCAGAATATAGTCGTCAGTCAGGAAAACCCCAATTTCGGGAATCTGGCTTCTCTTTATACGATTCCCCAGGTACTTGCCGGTAAGCTGATTCTGCATGCGGCAGCCGCCGACGGCTGGACGGGCACATTCATGCATGCCTGGCAACCGGACTTCATTGAGCGCCATTATCCGTACCAGAAAAAACTGCATGTTCTTGATCCTGACAGCATGACCGCGCATCTTGACGGAAAAAAGGAGCAGGCCACCAACCAGCTTGCAACACCGTTTTTCGCCATGCTGGCCGCCGAGGTGGGTGATACCGACACCAGAGACGGTCTCATTCAATGGTGCAAGGACTTCTACAAGCCGGTCTGGGAAAACGGGATGCTTCACTACCCGGCAAAAGAGCCTGTCAACATCAACACTTCGGGTGAGTTCACGCCGTACGGTAACGCAACCACTGGCGCACTGATAGCGGTCGCCATGGCAAATTCTAAAAATGGGGTCTGGTCTCTCGTCAACAGGCCTTTCACTGACAGGGAATTCAACGCCCCCAAAGTATCAGGGGTTGACTTCCCCAATGCCCTGCTAAAGCGCGCGATCTATGACTTCGAGAAGGAGGCGCTCATAATCACTACAGATGGCGGAGCCATTAAAAGCGGCAATACGTCATTCAGCGTGACGCAGCTTGATCCTGCCAGGTCATGGAGACTCCTAATGGACGGTGTTTGTGTTGGAGAATATACAGGGGTCAGCTCCGTCTCAATATCCGTTGCACTTGATTCTCAGCACGATTTTGTACTGATAGCGGAATAGAGAACCTGACGGGAGTTGGCAAACTATGAGAATATTTATGCATGTTGGGTATGCCAAAATGTCCGGACTGGCCATATGCCTTTTCATGCTAATAATCCTTATGCCCGGATGCAAATCTAAGCCAGAGGTGGCACCGGTCCTCAACGACCTGAACCTCAAGGCATACAGTTCACGTACCATAACGATCAGTCAGCCGAATTTTGCAACACCGGGCTATCCTTCACCGGCTGTAGAGGCATATATCGGGGCGACCGGGGCGATAACCGCTGAAGGGTCATCTGTTTCGGGGGCATCCGAGGGACCGGTCGATGTGTCCAAAGACGGCTACCAATTCATGGGCCTCGCAACCGGCGCTTCCTATGACATCATCGTAATTGCAAAGAACAAGGCCGGCTTCTCGATCAAAAACCTTACAGGAGTGGTTCCGGCTGTGCCCAATGTAGATCCTGCCTCTTACCTTCAGATCGGGAATGACGAAATGGGTATGTTCAGATGGTATCTCACGATGTGTGACGATCCCCTGGACGACTTCTCCAAGATAGAATCCTGGGACAAGGACCAGTACTTCATCTCATCATACAGATACAGCATTGCATTCATAACCTATATGCTCGCACTCGAGCAGTACCACAAGCTCAATGCCTGGCGCGAGTACATAAAACCCCGTATGGACAGGCTCATACAGAAGATGCTCATGAAGCAGGTATGGCAGTACTGGGCCATGAGAAGCAAAGGGGTCAGTTTTCTGGAGCCGTTATTGAATACGCCGTATCCAGAGGAACGCGATCCGGTAGGCCACAAGAACATCATGTACTCGGCCCACCTTGGTCAGATGATCGGGCTTTATGAGATGCTCTACAGGGACCTGAAATGGGACGAGCCCGGTTCCATCGTGTTCAAGTGGAGCGAGACAGAGCAGTATGTCTATGACAATAACTCCCTGCAGAAGGTCATGTACGACCAGATGATGTACAACCAGCACCAGAGCATCGAATGCGAGCCTAATGCCGTCTTTTCCGAGTGTAACGAACACCCCATACTCTCCTTCATGCTGTACGACCATGTACACGGGACGAACCTTGCCGAGGCACGCAAACGATTTCTGGACTTTTTCCTGGAGAAGAATTTCATCAACCCGATAACACACGAGACCGCCGTCCTCTATCTGGTCAAGCAGAAGACGATGATAACCCAGGAGTTCTGCAGCTTCGGAAACGGCCTTTCCCTGGTATCCGTACCCATGGCCTGGCTGGGGCTGATAAATGCCAATGCCTCGATATCGAACGGATGGAACGGGGCCTTCATGCACGGCTGGGAACCTGCCCTTATTGAACGACATTATCCTTACCAGAAAAAGAGGCATGTGGTGGAGCCGGACAGCAATACCGCGCACCTGAAGATAGAGATGATAACAGATCAGATAGCCACGCCGCTCTTCGCCATGCTGGCAGGTGAAGTGGGAGACACTGCCACAAGGGACAAACTCATAGCCTGGTGCAAGGACTTCTACAAACCGACATGGGACGACGGTATGCTGCATTACCCTGTCGGAAAAGACACATACGTCAACCTTCTAAGAATGGCATGGACGCCATGGCCCCAAGCCTTCACCGGCGTTCTTGTGGCATTCACGGCTGCCAATCCACCGAGCGGCATCTGGAAACTCCACAACAAGCCGTTCATCCAGCGAGATTTCGAATCTCCGCAGGTGACGGAAGTCGACTTCCCCAATGTCCTGCTTACAAGGGCCGTCTACGACTTTGAAAAGGAGGCTCTTGTTATGTCCACAGTAGGCGGCGCACTCCATAGCGGCAGCACATCTTTCAATGTAACTCAGCTGGACAATAACAGGAAATGGAAGCTCTTCCTGGATGGGATTCTTCAGAATGAATATATAGGGGTCCGTTCTGTTTCAATCAATGTTCCCCTTGATGCGCAGCATGATATTGTATTGGTTGCGGAATAGGACACACAAAAAATTATAGACAGACGATTTCAGTCCAGACTTAGGAGGAAGGGTATGCAAAAGAATTCCATGAAAACATTCAGCACCGTGATATGCCTTTTCCTGGCTGTTTTAATGATGCCGGGATGCAAAAAGGCGGTTGCACCAGAGCTCAACGACCTGAGCCTCAAGACTTGCAGCGCGCGCTCAGCGACAATTGATAAGCCGAGTTTTGCCACACCGGGCGACCCGGAACCGATAGTGGAAGCTTACATCGGGGCAACCGGAACCATCTCAGTCGACGGATTATCTGTGTCAGGTGCTTTACAGGGGCCTGTTGACGTATCCAAGGATGGCTGCCAGTTTACGGATCTTGTCAAAGGCTCTTCCTATGACATCATCGTCATTGCAAAGAACAAGGCCGGTTCCTCGATTAAAAGCCTTACCGGAGTAGTTCCGGCAGTACCCACGGTGGATCCTGCCTCTTATCTCGAGATCGGGAATGACGAGATGGGCATGTTTAGATGGTACCTCTCAATGTGCGACGATCCCCTGGATGATTTTTCGAAAATCGAATCCTGGGATCAGGATCAATTCTACATTTCATCATACCGCTACAGCATAGCGTTTACTACATACATGCTGGCTCTTCAGCAATATCACAAGCTCCCTGCCTGGCGCGAATACATAAAGCCCCGCATGGACAGGCTCATACAGAAGATGCTCCTGAAGCAGGTGTGGCAGTACTGGGCCGTGCGCAGCAAGGGCGTTGATTTCATCGAACCTCTCCTGAACACGCCATATCCCGAAGAACACGATCCTGTAGGCCACAAGAACATCATGTACTCAGGCCACCTGGGTCAGATGATAGGTCTCTACGAAATGCTTTACAGGGACATGAAATGGGACATGCCGGGTTCGATAGTCTTCAAATGGAGCGATACAGAAGAATATGTCTACAACAACTATTCCCTCCAGAAGGTGATGTACGACCAGATGATGTACAACCAGCACCAGAGCATCGAATGCGAGCCAAACGCTGTCTTCTCCGAGTGTAACGAACACCCGATACTCTCCTTCATGCTTTATGACCATGTTCACGGTACTAAGCTGGCAGAAGCCCGCAACAATTTCCTGGATTTCTTCCTTAAGAAAATGTTCGTAGATCCTCTTACGCATGAGACGGCCTTCTTCTATCTGGTCAAGCAGAAGACTATGATTACCCAGCAGTTCTGCAGCCTGGGCAACGGACTTTCTCTTGTATCGGTTCCTCTTGCCTGGCTCGGGCTCGTTAATATAAATGCTTCGATATCGAACGGATGGAACGGCGTGTTCATGCACGGCTGGCAGCCGGACATAATAGAGCGCCATTACCCATATCAGAAAAAAAGGCATGTAGTTGAACCAGACAGCACCAGCGCCCACCTGAAGGTTGAGATGGTGACCGACCAGCTCGCCACACCCTTCTTCGCCATGCTGGCAGGTGAAGTAGGAGACACTGCCACGAGGGACAAACTCATAGCCTGGTGCAAAGACTTCTACAAGCCGACCCTGGATGACGACGGGATGCTGCATTACCCTGTGGGTCCGGACACCTATGTGAACCTTTCCAGGACGAAATGGTCAGAATTGCCGCAGGCCTTTACGGGCGTGCTGATAACCTTCGCGGCTGTTAACCCGCCGAACGGAGTCTGGAAGCTTCACAACAGGCCGTTTACCCAACGCGACTTTGAGTCTCCGCAGATTACGGGCCTGGACTACCCCAACATACTGCTGAAACGGGCGATATACGACTTTGAAAAGGAGGCCCTCATTGTATCTACCATGCCCGGAAAAGGCACTGGCAGCACGTCGATAAACATCACCCAGCTTGACCCTTCAAGGACATGGGACGTAATTGTTGATGGTGAGAATTTCTGTACTGTCAGCGGGACAAGTTCCACATCAGTTGATGTATCCATGGACGCAGGACATGACATTGTCCTGATAGCGGAATAAGGAGGTAAAAATGAAGAAGTCTCAAATCTGGGCACTTGTAATTATTCTGCTGGGGGTGGTCGTCATACTTATCCCATGGCAGCTTTTCCCTGTCTGCGGAGTGGGTCGCTATGCACCGCCTGCCGGGGCTATGCCCCGGATGCACGGCTGTGACGGCACCCTTAAAGCCGCTACTTATCTGGGTATTATAACAATTTGCGCCGGGCTGCTGCCGCTATTTTTCAAACAGCACCTTGCCGGACTTATCTCGGCAGTTTCAACAGCAGTGATCGGCGTCCTTCTCATACTCTTCCCGACAGTCATAACAGGAGTCTGCAAGGTGCCGACAATGCCATGTGTCTTCGGGACAAAACCTGCCCTCATAATGGCGGGTATAGTATTGATACTGGTGGCTGGCTCTTTCGGCATCATGCTGATGAAAAAGAAAAAGTAATGACAACGGCAAGCCTTGCCCTGGGCAATCTCATCAAACGCCCATGGCGAACCGCCATACTGGCGGTTTGCATCGCATGTCTTGTGGGAATGCAGATGGCGGCCACGATCATTGAACGGGCCAGCAGACAGGGTCTCAAACTGGGTCTTGAGCGCCTCGGGGCCGACCTGGTGGCAGTCCCCCGTCAGCTTGACAGCGACCTGGTGCAGGCCTACATGACGGGAAAAGCAGCGGTCTTCTACATGCCGGCCACTATCGAACAGCGTATCCGTAATTTTGATTTCGTCAGACAGACATCCCCTCAGCTTTACATAGAATCTCTCTCAAATGCGACCTGCTGTTCAACATGGAATGTTTTCCTGATCGGATTTGACCCCAAGACCGACTTTACTGTCCGGCCCTGGCTGAGCAGACACCGCGACATACAACTCGGCCCTTCAGACATCCTGGTCGGCGCTGCGCTACAGTCTCCGCCCGGAAAGACCTACAAATTTTATGGTCAGATATTCAATGTCGCGGGGTCGCTGGATGCAAGCGGTATGGGACTTGACTATTCCGTCTTCATCCCGATCGAGGGAGTCAAACGTATGATAGCCGAATCAGGGATAAAGGCAGTTAAACGGCTCGATATCGCCCCTGATCAGACATCTGCAATCATGATCAAGCTGAAGCCGGAGATATTCGGGGGGCTCCCTGCATGGAAGGCGGCCTATGAAATAGAGAGCCGGGTGCCGGAAGTCACTATCATCCAGCCCGCAGACATCACGGTAAAGGTTCAGAAAAATCTGGCCGCGACACTTAAGACCTTGACAATGGCCAGCTTCGCCATATGGCCCATGACAGTCCTTCTCGTCGGACTCGTGTTCATGATGGCAGTCAGGGAACGCCAGCGCGAGATAGGTCTCATGAGGGCAATGGGCAGTACACGTCTGTTTATATTCCGCATGATACAACTTGAAGCATTAATGATCTCGGTTCTGGGAGCAGCTCTCGGACTGATCGTTTCAACGGGAATAGTGATCGGTTTCGAGCGTATGATTGCACTTAGACTTGAAATCCCCTTTGCGGTGCCGGGAGTCTTTGAAATTCTTTTCATAGCAGGCCTTTCCTTTGGACTCGCAGTTGTCACGGGAGTTCTGGCCGCAATGATCCCGGCACTTAAAGTAAGCGCCATGGAGCCTTACGAGGCCATCAGGAGGGCGGGATGATAATCCTTAACGGGGTCTCAAAACTCTATGGTTCCGGAGGCGGTGAAATCCGTGCCGTGGATGACGTTTCTCTTGAGGTTAAAGAAGGCGAGTTCCTTGTTCTCATCGGCCATTCCGGAAGCGGTAAAACCACACTCCTTAACCTCATAGCCGGTATGACGCGTCCGGACACGGGACGAATAGAAATAGCCGGACGGGATATTCTCGGCATGAGTGATGCCGAAACGGCACATATGAGGGCTTCGGTCATCGGTTTTGTCTTTCAGTTCCAGAGCATGATTTCAACGCTCAATGCACTGGATAATGTCAGGCTCCCGTCGCTCTTCCGCAGACACAGATCAGAGAAGAAAGAGGCATTCGAAATGCTTGACCGGGTCGGTCTGGCCGGCAGGGAACATGCATATGCACACGAGCTTTCACTTGGTCAGCAGCGCCGTGTCGGTATTGCACGGGCCCTGTTCAGCAGGCCTTCGCTGCTGCTCTGCGATGAACCGACAGGAGACCTCGACCCTGAAACAGAACTGGCGATCATGGGTTTGATCTCAGGGGCGAACAGGGACGGTGCTACCATTGTCATGGCCACGCATAACCATGACCTCTGCTCTTATGCAAACCGTATCCTGTGCATGGACCACGGCCGGATTTCCTCGGTTGAGCCCGGGACAGAACATGCGATTAAATAACAGGTAATCCCTCTTCTGTTTCAGAAAAACCGCCGGGTACAAAATGATTGAAGAATTATCAGGTACTGCCGATAGATATTTTAGCGCACTTAATTAATAAATATTAAAAACCGGGCGATTCATGCTCTATTCGCGCAAACAAGGAGCCCTTATGAAAATTAACAAAACGACGGCCGGAGTCAGCATGACCATCGAACTCGAAGGCAGGCTGGACAGCGTAACGGCGCCGCAGCTCGAAGCCGAATTGAAATGCTCTCTTGACGGCATAACGGAACTGGCGCTTGATTTCTCGGCGCTCGATTATCTTTCATCAGCAGGACTGCGTGTAATTCTTGCCGCACAGAAGGTCATGAACAAAAAAGGGTGCATGCAGATCAGAAATGTCAACAAAACGATCATGAATGTGTTTGAGATCACGGGGTTTACTGATCTCCTGACAATCACCTAGCTGAAGTATCTCGAAAAATGCGCCTGGCAGTATCCGGGCTTATTATAAAACAGATCGTTCCTCTGGACAAATGTTGAACACAACATGACGCCAATCCTAAAACATCATCTTCAATCAACAGCCTGTTAAGTCCCTTCTTTTCGGTATTTCAAGGCAAGCATGGTAATATCATCCGATTGTGATGCGCCATTGGTGTGCAGTGTTACAACCGAGCGTATGTAATGGATCATTTCTGTAACATCCTCTTTAGGTGCCTGTTTAAGCGCATTTAAAAGGCGCTCCTCGCCGTATAGTTCCTGTTCCATGTTTTGCGCTTCCGTCACTCCGTCGGTATAGAGAAAAAGTGTGTCTCCGGCTTTAAGGGTAAGCCGTTCGGCTTTATAGACAATACCCGGCATGGGGCCCAGCACAAAACCGGGTTTCAGGGTAAGGTATCTTATCCCCTGAGAATCCATGATTACCGGGGCATTATGCCCGGCATTGGCAAACCGTACGACTCCTGTAACAGTATCAAGAATGGCGCAGAATACTGTAGCGAACATGGTGCTGTCATTGTCCGAGGCAAGAATGTTATTCACGCATGAAAGTATCTGATCGGGCTCGCCAAGCCGCTGACCCTCGGATTTAAGGAGGGTCTTTGCCACCATCATGTAAAGGGCCGCCGGCACACCTTTATCCGAAACGTCTGCAATTAGGAAGCAGAGATTGGTATCGTCGATGAAAAAGAAATCGTAGAAGTCTCCACCTACTTCCTTGGCGGGATCCATCGAGGCGTAAATGTCAAATTCGGGACGATCCGGAAATGCCGGGAACAGACGTGGAAGCAGACTGGCCTGTATTTCGGTTGCCATCCTGAGTTCGCTCTGTATACGTTCCTTTGCCGCAGTGGTTTCGGTCAGGTTCTTTATGTATTCCTTGAGTGACGTTTTCATTACCTGAAAGTCATGCGTGAGCACGCCGACTTCATCCTTAGATCTGACCGCAGGCAATTCCACATCGAAGTTACCCGAAGCTATATCATCCGTCGCAGCCGCCAGCA of the Desulfomonilia bacterium genome contains:
- a CDS encoding DUF4418 family protein, whose translation is MKKSQIWALVIILLGVVVILIPWQLFPVCGVGRYAPPAGAMPRMHGCDGTLKAATYLGIITICAGLLPLFFKQHLAGLISAVSTAVIGVLLILFPTVITGVCKVPTMPCVFGTKPALIMAGIVLILVAGSFGIMLMKKKK
- a CDS encoding FtsX-like permease family protein, with the translated sequence MTTASLALGNLIKRPWRTAILAVCIACLVGMQMAATIIERASRQGLKLGLERLGADLVAVPRQLDSDLVQAYMTGKAAVFYMPATIEQRIRNFDFVRQTSPQLYIESLSNATCCSTWNVFLIGFDPKTDFTVRPWLSRHRDIQLGPSDILVGAALQSPPGKTYKFYGQIFNVAGSLDASGMGLDYSVFIPIEGVKRMIAESGIKAVKRLDIAPDQTSAIMIKLKPEIFGGLPAWKAAYEIESRVPEVTIIQPADITVKVQKNLAATLKTLTMASFAIWPMTVLLVGLVFMMAVRERQREIGLMRAMGSTRLFIFRMIQLEALMISVLGAALGLIVSTGIVIGFERMIALRLEIPFAVPGVFEILFIAGLSFGLAVVTGVLAAMIPALKVSAMEPYEAIRRAG
- a CDS encoding ABC transporter ATP-binding protein, with product MIILNGVSKLYGSGGGEIRAVDDVSLEVKEGEFLVLIGHSGSGKTTLLNLIAGMTRPDTGRIEIAGRDILGMSDAETAHMRASVIGFVFQFQSMISTLNALDNVRLPSLFRRHRSEKKEAFEMLDRVGLAGREHAYAHELSLGQQRRVGIARALFSRPSLLLCDEPTGDLDPETELAIMGLISGANRDGATIVMATHNHDLCSYANRILCMDHGRISSVEPGTEHAIK
- a CDS encoding STAS domain-containing protein, whose product is MKINKTTAGVSMTIELEGRLDSVTAPQLEAELKCSLDGITELALDFSALDYLSSAGLRVILAAQKVMNKKGCMQIRNVNKTIMNVFEITGFTDLLTIT